The following proteins are encoded in a genomic region of Limosilactobacillus reuteri subsp. reuteri:
- the rlmH gene encoding 23S rRNA (pseudouridine(1915)-N(3))-methyltransferase RlmH, producing MNIKIIGVGKLKEKYFKAGIAEYAKRLGRYCKFEIVEVPDEKAPESLSQAEMDEVMAKEGERILDKIKDREYVYALAIKGKERSSEEFAKEINKLTTYGHSDITFVIGGSLGLSPAVLKRADAQISFGRFTLPHQLMRLVLSEQIYRAFTIINGLPYHK from the coding sequence TTGAATATAAAAATTATTGGTGTGGGTAAGTTAAAAGAAAAGTATTTTAAAGCGGGAATTGCTGAATATGCTAAACGACTTGGACGTTATTGTAAATTTGAAATTGTTGAGGTTCCTGATGAAAAAGCACCTGAATCTTTAAGCCAAGCAGAAATGGATGAAGTAATGGCAAAGGAAGGGGAACGGATTCTTGATAAAATCAAAGATCGCGAATATGTATATGCTTTAGCGATTAAAGGTAAAGAACGTTCTTCTGAAGAGTTTGCAAAAGAAATCAATAAATTAACAACTTATGGTCACAGTGATATTACTTTTGTGATCGGCGGTTCATTAGGGTTAAGTCCAGCAGTATTAAAACGGGCAGATGCCCAAATTTCGTTTGGACGTTTTACCTTACCTCATCAATTAATGCGTTTAGTTTTAAGCGAACAAATTTATCGAGCTTTTACCATCATCAATGGTCTCCCATATCATAAATAA